A genomic segment from Cuculus canorus isolate bCucCan1 chromosome 18, bCucCan1.pri, whole genome shotgun sequence encodes:
- the SMIM5 gene encoding small integral membrane protein 5 isoform X2: MPGHKASAGWPRMSSQGLLKEMQTLGEKFLFKLQNLPKADPVEIVFFCVVLLFIVTVLLLMIIACSCCCYSCCGCDERPDHRRKKIQVCPTAHS; the protein is encoded by the exons CACAAAGCCTCGGCAGGTTGGCCGAGAATGTCTTCGCAAGGCTTGCTGAAGGAAATGCAAACCCTTGGTGAGAAGTTCCTCTTTAAGCTCCAGAACCTGCCCAAGGCTGACCCGGTGGAGATTGTGTTCTTTTGCGTGGTTCTCCTGTTCATCG TTACTGTTCTGCTGCTCATGATCATTGCCTGCAGTTGTTGCTGCTACAGCTGCTGTGGCTGCGACGAACGGCCTGACCACAGACGTAAGAAGATCCAGGTCTGCCCAACTGCCCATTCCTGA
- the SMIM5 gene encoding small integral membrane protein 5 isoform X1 — MPGQKSQSSKSPQNQHAVGSAVELKTICFLLGRLETAPATSHFVSEEVQTEHKASAGWPRMSSQGLLKEMQTLGEKFLFKLQNLPKADPVEIVFFCVVLLFIVTVLLLMIIACSCCCYSCCGCDERPDHRRKKIQVCPTAHS; from the exons CAGAAATCCCAGAGCAGCAAGAGCCCTCAGAACCAGCATGCAGTGGGAAGTGCAGTTGAGCTGAAAACCATTTGCTTCCTCCTGGGCAGGTTGGAGACTGCACCTGCAACATCCCACTTTGTCTCTGAAGAAGTTCAAACTGAG CACAAAGCCTCGGCAGGTTGGCCGAGAATGTCTTCGCAAGGCTTGCTGAAGGAAATGCAAACCCTTGGTGAGAAGTTCCTCTTTAAGCTCCAGAACCTGCCCAAGGCTGACCCGGTGGAGATTGTGTTCTTTTGCGTGGTTCTCCTGTTCATCG TTACTGTTCTGCTGCTCATGATCATTGCCTGCAGTTGTTGCTGCTACAGCTGCTGTGGCTGCGACGAACGGCCTGACCACAGACGTAAGAAGATCCAGGTCTGCCCAACTGCCCATTCCTGA